GCCAAGGGCCCCGACGCCCTCGACCTGACGCTGCCCCCGCGCAAGCTCGTGGACGACGTGCTCGCCGACGAGTTTCCGCTCAGCATGTTCTATGAGGCGCTCGCCAAGAAGCTCAAGGGAGTGATCGCCTCCACCAAGGGCATCACTGCTGTGAACGCTGACGACGCGCAGCGAGTGGCCGCGTGACCACTCGCCCTCAGGAGGCTGCACGGATGAACGGCTCGGGCAACGACAACACGGTGCTCCAGGGAGCGGTAGTGGCGGTCGCCGGTGCGGGCGGCCCCGCCGGGCGCGCCGCCCTGCTCCGCCTCGCCGAGGCGGGCGCGACCGTCGTCGCGTCGGACGCGGACCCGGCGCGCCTCGCCGAGGCCGTGGACGCGGCCCGGTACGCCCACGGTGGCGCCACCGTCATCGGGGACACCGTCGACCTGCTCGACCTCGCCGCGACGAAGGCCTGGGCCGAGCGGATCGAGAAGGACTTCGGCCGCATCGACGGCCTGGTCCACCTCGTCGGAGGCTGGCGCGGCAGCACCTCCTTCACCGACACGGACCTCGCGGACTGGGACTTCCTGGAGAAGCTGCTGATCCGCACCGTCCAGCACACCTCGATCGCGTTCCACGACGGCCTGCTCCGCAGCGACCGCGGCCGCTACGTCCTGATCAGCCAGTCCGGCGCCCACAAGCCGGTCGCCAACAACGCCGCTTACAACGCGGGCAAGGCGGCCGCCGAGGCCTGGACGCTGGCCATGGCCGACTCCTTCCGCAAGGCGGGGGGCGAGGACGGCCCGCAGGCCGCGGCTGCGATCCTGGTCATCAAGGCATTGGTGCACGACGCCATGCGCGCGGAGCGCCCCAATGCGAAGTTCGCGGGCTTCACGGACGTCAAGGAGCTGGCCGAGGCCATCGCCGGCGTATGGGACGAGCCCGCCTCCGATGTGAACGGACAGCGTCTGTGGCTCACTCCCAGGCCGTGAGAACCGCGAGCGGGACGACCGATGCGCGCCGCCACCACGACCCGACGGTGCGCGGATTCGCCAGCGACAACTATGCGGGGGTGCATCCGGAGATCCTGGAGGCCGTCGCGCTCGCCAACGGTGGCCACCAGGTCTCCTACGGCGACGACGAGTACACCGAACACCTGCAGAAGATCTTCCGCAGCCACTTCGGGCCGTACGCGCAGGCCTTCCCCGTCTTCAACGGCACCGGCGCGAACGTCACCGCCCTCCAGGCGATGACCGACCGCTGGGGCGCCGTGGTGTGCGCCGAGTCGGCGCACATCAACGTCGACGAGGGCGGCGCGCCCGAGCGGATGGCCGGCCTCAAGCTCCTCACCGTCCCGACGCCCGACGGCAAGCTCACCCCCGAGCTGATCGACCGGCAGGCGTGGGGCTGGGAGGACGAGCACCGCGCGATGCCGCAGGTCGTCTCGATCACCCAGAACACCGAACTCGGCACGGTCTACACCGTCGAGGAGATTCGGGCGATCTGCGACCACGCGCACGCGCTGGGCATGAAGGTGCACCTCGACGGCGCCCGGATAGCCAACGCCGCGGCCTCGCTCGACGTGCCCATGCGCGCCTTCACCAACGCGGTCGGCGTGGACGTGCTCTCCTACGGCGGCACGAAGAACGGCATGATGGCCGGCGAGGCCGTGGTCGTGCTGAACCCCGACGCCGTGCGGCAGATGAAGCACATCCGCAAGATGTCGATGCAGCTGGCGTCGAAGATGCGGTTCGTGTCGGTGCAGCTGGAAGCGCTGCTCGCGAAGGACCTGTGGCTGCGCAACGCCCGCCACGCCAACGAGATGGCGCAGCGGCTCGCGGCGGGCGTCCGCGAGACGGACGGGGTCCGGATCCTCTACCCGGTCCAGGCGAACGCGGTGTTCGCGCGGCTGCCGCACGAGGTGTCCCGGCGCCTGCAGGAGCGCTACCGCTTCTACTTCTGGGACGAGATCGCCGGCGACGTCCGCTGGATGTGCAGCTTCGACACCCAGGAGGAGGACGTCGACGGCTTCCTCCAGGCGTTGAAGGAAGAACTCGCCCGGTAGTTCCCGCCCGGGTGGCTCACGCGATAAATCGATAGACATGCAGAGTGTTGCATAGGCATGCTCCTGGGTCATGGAACTGATCCAGGAGCATGCCGACGTCCGCGCCTACCTCGGCGCCGACGAGGCCGTCGACCACCCGCACCCCCTCGTCCGCGAGACCGCCGACGCCCTGTGGACCGCCACCGGCGGCGACGCGTACGCCTATGCCGAAGCGGCGTACGAGTTCGTGCGCGACACCATCGCGCATTCCGGCGACTGGGGGGACATGCGCGTCACCTGGCGCGCCTCGGACGTGCTGGCAACGCGCAACGGCATCTGTCACGCCAAGTCCCACGCCCTCGTCGCCCTGTTGCGCGCCCGGGGCATCCCCGCCGCCCTCTGCTACCAGCGCCTCACCGAGGACGACGGCACCCAGCCGCTGCTCCACGGGCTCGTCGCCCTCCGGCTGCCCGGCCGCGACGGCTGGTCCCGGCTGGACGCACGCGGCAACAAGCCCGGCGTGGACGCCCGGTTCGACCTCGAACGGGAGCAACTCGCCTTCCCCGTACGCCCCGGGCTCGGGGAGGTGGACTACCCGACGCTGTACGCCGCCCCGCACGCGGGCGCCCTCACGGCGCTCCGGGGGTCCGCGGACCGGCCCGAGCTGTGGCGGAAGCTGCCGACGGCCCTGTGACCGCCCCCGCCGCCGCTACGGGCCCACCGCGGGCCACCCACGCCTGCAGCAGGGCCGCGGCGGCCTGGAGGACGGCGATCCCGAGCAACAGCGCGCGGGGCGGCGCCGCGGCCGCCAGCCCCACCAGGGCGGCACCCGCCGAGGCCGCCGTCAGCTTGAGCCCGGCGCCCAGGGTGAAGACCTGCGTGCGCACCGCGTCGGGGGCGTACTCCGAGCGGATCCGGAGGGTGGCCGTCAGCAGCGGGCCGTCGCACACCCCGGCGGCGGCGAAGGCGGCCGCCGTCCACGCCACCGAGGGCGTGCACGCCGCCGCGCCCAGGGCCACCGCGGTCCCGGCGAGCGCCCCGCAGGCCAGCCGGCCCGGCGCGACGGCCGTGACCCGGCCCAGCGTCAGGGAGCCGGCGAGCGCGCCCACCGCGAAGGCCGTCATGAGCACCCCGCCCGCGCCCGGGCTGCCCAGCGCCGAGGCCAGCAGCACCGAGGTGGTGGTGAGGGAGCCGATGCCGACGAAGGCCAGGGTCGTCGCCGAGGTGATGGCCCGCAACTGACGCACCCGCCACAGCGCGGCGAGCCCCGCGGTCGGATTCGGCCCGGCCCGGGGCCCTTCGGCGTCCTCGGTCCGGGACTCGTAGCGCAGGCTGGCCGCCAAGACCGCGGCCAGCGCACCGGAAGCCGCCAGCAGGCCCATCGCCGGTCCCGCCGAACCCAGCGCCGCCACCACGCTGACGGCGGCCGGTGCGGTGACGGCGGCGGCGTTGTAGGTCGACGCGTCCCACCCGTACGCCCGGTCCCGGCCGGGGCCGGCCGGCACCAGCCCCGCGACCAGGCTCGACAGACCGCCCGTCACCATGGGTCCGCACGTGCCGCCGAGCAGCGCGACCCCCAGCACCACCACGTTCGGAGCCCGCCCCAGCAGCAGCGCCAGCGCCGCCACCGCGGCCGTGAAACCGGCCAGCGCGCCCGCGTGGAACAGCCGGGGCCGGCGGGCCCGGGCCGCGGCGGCCCCCGCCAGCGGAGCGGCCAGTACGTGCGGCGCCAGCCAGGCGGTCAGTACGAACGCCCCGTGCGCGGCGCTCCCCGTCCGCTCGAGGGCCAGCAGCACCACGGCCATCCCCATGCCCTCGGAGGCGAACCGCGCCGCGAGCGCCGCCCCCAGGTACCGCCCGAACCCCCGCATCCGGCGCCCCCTCCGGGTCCTGCCCTCATCCCGGGCCGGTGCTCAGCCCGCTTCTTTGACCTGCGCCGCGGTCGGGGCGGTACCGCCCAGGTGCGCCGGGAGCCACCAGGAGTCCTCGGGGCCCTTCGGCTTGGCCGGATACGCGCGCTGCGCGGCGTCCAGCAGTTCCTGCACCCGCTCGCGCAGGCGGCGGGTGATGGCCCCCGCGTACTGGTCCGTCGGCGCCTCCAGCGGCTCGCCCACCCGCATCGTCACCGGGATGTGGCTGCGCTTGAGGTCCTTCGGCCGGCCCTTGGTCCACAGCCGCTGGGTACCCCAGAGCGCGACGGGGATCAGCGGGACGCCGGCCTCCTGCGCCATGCGGGCCGCGCCCGACTTGAAGCTCTTGAGCGTGAAGGACTGGGAGATGGTCGCCTCGGGGAACACCCCGATGATCTCGCCGGAGCGCAGCGAGTCCAGCGCGTGCTGGTACGCCGATTCACCCTGCGCGCGGTCCACCGGGATGTGCTTCATCGCGCGCATCAGCGGGCCGGACACCTTGTGCCGGAACACCGACTCCTTCGCCATGAAGCGCACCAGCCGCTTCTGCGGCCGCGCCGCAAGACCGGCGAAGATGAAGTCGAGGTAGCCGATGTGGTTGGAGACCAGGACCGCCCCGCCCTTGCGCGGGATGTTCTCCGTACCCTTCATGTCGATACGGATGTCCAGCGCACGGAAGAGCGTGTGCGCGGCGCCGATCACGGGTGGGTAGACGAGCTCAGCCATTGGTGGGGAGACCCCGCTTTCTGCCTGGGGAGGTGCTCCCGGCCGGAAGTTACGGAAGCGTAGGTACGCGACCATGGGGATGGTGCCCCACATACCGGCCCGTGAGCCAGTCCAGACGCGTGTGCCCAAGGAGATTCTCGTCACGCCGGGAATGCGGCGCACGGGCGGGGCGCTCGGATCAGCGTACGACCGGAGCGAGGGCAGGGGTACTGATGGCAGCCGGGGAGCGCGGGCACGGGGACGGGGCACGGCTGGGCGCCGCCGAGCTGGGCGGGGAACCGGGGGAGCGGGCCACGCTCGTCCAGTTCTCCAGCGCGTTCTGCCAGCCCTGCCGGGCCACCCGGCGGATCCTCGCCGATGTCGCCTCCATGGTGGACGGCGTCACGCACGTCGAAGTGGACGCCGAGCGGAACCTGGAGCTCGTACGCTCCCTCGGCATCGAGAAGACCCCGACCGTGCTGGTGCTGGACGCCGCCGGGCGGATCGTCTCGCGGGCCGCCGGGATGCCGCGCAAGGCCGACGTGATCGCCGCCCTCGGGGCGGCAGTGTGACGAGCGGGGCGAGGGGCCTTGCGGGCGGGTCGAGAGGCCGTGCGGGCCGGGCGGGGGGATCGCACGCGCCGGTGCACGCTCCCGCACCGGGCGTGACGCGCCCGACATCCGGCCGGAGCGGCTTGACTGTGTACACGAGAGATCGCCAGGCTGACCACATGCGGTATGAACTCCTGCTTTACGGACGGGTCCACGTCGACCTGGTCCGCTACGCGAGCGCGCGCTGTTGGGATCACTGAACGTCCCCGACCCCCGATCCCCGACTTCGCCCGCGCCCCGCGCGGCAGAAGGAAGCCCCCTCATGACGGCCCCGACGGCTCCGTCCCCCCGTTTCACCACCGGCACGGCCGGATCCCCCGACCTGCTGCGCTCCGTCTTCCGCCAGCACGCTGCCGGAGTCGCGGTCATCACCTCCACCACGAGCGGCGGCGTCCCGGTGGGGTTCACCGCGACCTCGCTCAACTCGGTCTCCGCCGACCCGCCGCTGCTCTCCTTCACGATCGGCACCGGCTCCTCCAGCTGGCCCGCCGTACGCGACTGCGACCACCTCGGCGTGCACATACTCGCCGAGCACCAGCGGGAGCTGGCCGGGCTCTTCGCGCGCAGCGGCGCCGACCGTTTCGGACCGGCCACCGACTGGGCCGAGGGCCCGCACGGGGTGCCGGTCCTGTCCGGGGTGCTGGCGTGGCTGGTGTGCCGGGTGGTGGCGCGGGTGCCCGCCGGTGCCCACCGGGTGATCATCGCCGAGGTGGTGTCCGGGGACCCGGAGGTGCACGCCGGCGGTGAGGGCCGTCCGCTCCTCTACCACCAGGGGCGCTTCAACGCGTTGCGGGACTGAATCGTCCCTGCTGGGGCGGGTTCGGGTGGCGTTGGCCAGATCACAGTTCGGCGGCCTTGCCACCGGGGAAGACCCACTGTGTACTGACGAGTAACATTCCCTTCGGGACGCGGGCCGCCCCGATCGGGATCCGCCCGACAAGGCGCCTATGCTGCCTGCACAAGGCGGTACCAGAAAAAGACGATGCGGTAGGAGAGTCGGCGTGAGCCTGAGGATCGTTGTCTGTGTGAAGTACGTACCCGACGCCACCGGCGACCGGCACTTCGCCGATGACCTGACCGTCGACCGCGACGACGTCGACGGTCTGCTGTCGGAACTCGACGAGTACGCCGTCGAGCAGGCGCTCCAGATCGCCGACGAGGCGGACGACGCGGAGATCACCGTCCTGACCGTCGGTCCCGAGGACGCCAAGGACGCGCTGCGCAAGGCGCTCTCCATGGGCGCCGACAAGGCCATCCACGTCGAGGACGACGACCTGCACGGCTCCGACGTCATGGGCACCTCGCTCGTGCTCGCCAAGGCCATCGAGAAGGCCGGTTACGACCTGGTCATCACCGGCATGGCGTCCACCGACGGCACCATGGGCGTGCTCCCGGCGATCCTCGCCGAGCGCCTGGGCGTCCCGCAGGTCACCCTGCTCTCCGAGGTCAAGGTCGAGGACGGCACCGTGACCGGCCGCCGCGACGGCGACACCGCGAGCGAGCAGCTGCAGGCCTCCCTGCCGGCGCTCGTCTCGGTGACCGACCAGTCCGGCGAGGCCCGCTACCCGTCCTTCAAGGGCATCATGGCGGCCAAGAAGAAGCCGGTGGAGTCCTGGGACCTGGAGGAGCTGGAGATCGAGGCCGACGAGGTCGGCCTGGAGGGCTCCTGGACCAAGGTCGACTCCGCCGCGCAGCGCCCGGCCCGGACCGCCGGCACGATCGTCAAGGACGAGGGCGAGGGCGGCAAGCAGCTGGCGGAGTTCCTCGCCGGCCAGAAGTTCATCTAAGAGCTTCGCCGACACCCTCTCGATCGCCCCCTGACTACTTCGCATTCGCAGGAGCACTCCCATGGCTGAAGTCCTCGTCTACGTCGACCACGTGGACGGCGCCGTCCGCAAGCCCACCCTCGAACTGCTGACCCTGGCCCGCCGCATCGGCGAGCCCGTCGCGGTCGCCCTCGGCGCCGGCGCCGAGAACACCGCCGCCGTGCTCGCCGAGCACGGCGCCGTCAAGGTCCTCACCGCCGACGCCCCCGAGTTCGCCGAGTACCTCGTCGTCCCGAAGGTGGACGCCCTCCAGGCCGCCTACGAGGCCGTCTCGCCGGCCGCCGTGCTCGTCCCCTCCTCCGCCGAGGGCAAGGAGGTCGCGGCCCGCCTCGCGGTCCGCATCGGCTCCGGCATCATCACCGACGCCACCGACCTGGAGGCGGGTGACGAGGGCCCGGTCGCGACGCAGTCCGCGTTCGCCGCGTCCTTCACCACCAAGTCCCGCGTCTCCAAGGGCACCCCGGTCATCACCGTCAAGCCGAACTCGGCTCCGGTCGAGGCCGCCCCGGCCGCCGGCACCGTCGAGGCGCTCGCCGTCTCCTTCGGCGCCCTGGCCACCGGCACCAAGGTCGTCTCCCGCACCCCGCGCGAGTCCACCGGCCGTCCGGAGCTGACCGAGGCCGCGATCGTGGTCTCGGGTGGCCGTGGCGTCAACGGCGCCGAGAACTTCCACCTCATCGAGGACCTCGCGGACTCCCTCGGTGCGGCGGTCGGCGCCTCGCGCGCCGCCGTCGACGCCGGCTGGTACCCGCACACCAACCAGGTCGGCCAGACCGGCAAGTCGGTCTCCCCGCAGCTGTACATCGCCTCCGGCATCTCGGGCGCGATCCAGCACCGGGCCGGCATGCAGACCTCGAAGACCATCGTGGCCATCAACAAGGACGCCGAGGCCCCGATCTTCGACCTGGTCGACTACGGCGTGGTCGGCGACCTCTTCACGGTCGTCCCGCAGCTGACCGACGAGATCAAGGCGCGCAAGGGCTGACCTGCGCATCTCTGGGCCCCGGGGCCGTGTGGTGTTCGTCACCGCACGGCCCCGAGTCGTTTGCCGGGTGCGGCGGAGGGACCATTGACGGAGCGGAACCACGTGACTAAATTCTGCTATGCGGATCTAAGCTTCCGTGAAGCGGAAAAGAGGAGAGTGCACGATGGGTCAGCAGGAGAAGGTGGCGACGAGCCTCGCAGGCGCGGTCAGCGAGGGCATCAGCGCCTCCCTCGCGCCGGTGGACGCCGAACTCGCGCGGCACTACCCGGGCGACCCCGGGACCCGCCAGCCCATCCACACGGTCTACGTCCCCGGCGACGTCTTCGCCGCGGACACCATCCGCTCCTGGGGCGACCAGGCCCTGGCGGCCCTCGACGAGCACGCCCCGGACGCCGCCACCTTCGCCAAGGTGCTCGGCATCTCCGACGAGCTCGCCGCACCCGTCTACGAGCGCGTACGCGCCAAGCTCGCCTCCGAGCCCATCGAGGACCTCCGCGTCGACTTCGAGGACGGCTTCGGCGTCCGCTCCGACGCCGAGGAGGACCAGACCGCCGCCCGCGCCGCCCGCCTCGTCTCGGAGGCCTTCGCCAACGGCACGAACGCCCCGTACATGGGCATCCGCATGAAGTGCATGGAGTCCAACGTCCGCGACCGCGGCATCCGCACCACCGACGTCTTCCTCTCCGGGCTCCTGGAACACGGCGACCTGCCCGAGGGCCTCGTGCTCACCCTCCCGAAGGTCACCTACGCCGAGCAGGTCAGCGCGTTCGTCGAACTGCTGGAGGCCTTCGAGAGCGCCCGGGGCCTGCGCCCGGGCCGGATCGGCTTCGAGATCCAGATCGAGACCAGCCAGTCGATCGTCGCCTCCGACGGCACCGCCACCGTGGCCCGCATGATCGAGGCGGCCAAGGGCCGCGCCACCGGCCTGCACTACGGCACCTTCGACTACAGCGCCTGCGTCGGCGTCTCCGCCGCCTACCAGTCGAGCGACCACCCCGCCGCCGACCACGCCAAGGCGATCATGCAGGTCGCCGCCGCGGGCACCGGCGTACGCGTCTCCGACGGCTCGACCAACGTCCTGCCGATCGGTACCACCGAGCACGTACACGAAGCCTGGAAGCTGCACTACGGGCTCACCCGGCGGGCGCTGGCCCGCGCCTACTACCAGGGCTGGGACATGCACCCGGGCCACCTTCCGACCCGGTACGCAGCCGTCTACACCTTCTACCGCGAGGGTCTGGAAGCCGCGGCCGCCCGCCTGAAGGCGTACGTGGCCAAGATCGAGGGTGACGTCATGGACGAGCCCGCCACCGCCAAGGCCCTGGCCGGCTACCTGGTCCGCGGCCTCGACTGCGGGGCGGTCGGGACCGAAGAGGTCACGGCCCTGACCGGCCTCACCCGCGCCGAGCTGGACGCCTTCGCGATCCCGCGCCGCTCGGCGACGCTGAAGACGACCGCCTGACCCCGGCGCGCCCGCCCCGGGCGGCCCGGAGCCCCCCCGCGGGTTTCAGGCCGCCGGGGGCAATTCGCCCGAGCCGCGGGGCACCAGGCGGGTGGGCAGCTCGATGCGGGCCGGGGGCAGATCGGCGCCCGCCAGACGCTGGAAGAGGCGGTCCGTGGCGACCCGCCCCAGGGCCGCCGCGTCCTGGGCGACCACGCTCACCCCGGGACGCAGCAGGTCGGCCAGCTCGAAGTCGTCGAACCCGACCAGGGCCACCGGGCGCGGCTCGGCGGCCAGGACGCGCACCGCCGTGACCGTCACCCGGTTGTTGCCCGCGAACAGGGCGGTGACCGGCTCGGGGGCCGAAAGCATCCGGCGGGCGGCGGCCGCGACCGGGCCGGGCGCGGTCGGTCCCAGGGCCACCCAGGACTCGTCCACGGGCAGCCCGGAGGCCGCCATGGCCGCGCGGTAGCCGCGCAGGCGTTCCGTCGCCGTGTGGATGCGGGGATGGTCGCCGATGAAGCCGATCCGGCGGTGACCCCCGGCTATCAGGTGCGCCACGCCGTCCCGGGCGCCGCCGAAGTTGTCCGACAGGACCACGTCCGCGTCGATCCGCCCCGCGGGGCGGTCCACGAACACCGTGGCCACGCCCGCCCGGATCTCCGGCTCCAGGTAGCGGTGGTCGTCCCCGGCCGGGATCACGATGAGCCCGTCCACCCGGCGGGCGCACAGTGCCAGGGCCAACTCGCGCTCCCGCTCGGGGTCTTCGGCGCTGGAGCCGTTGATGAGCAGCGCCCCGTGGGCGCGGGCCACTTCCTCCACGGCCCGGTTCAGCGGACCGTAGAAGGGGTCGGCCAGGTCCTCCAGGACCAGGCCCACGGTGGCGGTGCGGCCCTTGCGCAGCACGCGGGCGCTGTCGTTGCGCCGGAACCCCAGCGTTTCGATGGCCTCTTGGACGCGCCTTTCGGTGTCGGGGGTGACGCCCGGCTCGCCGTTGACCACCCGGGAGACCGTCTTGAGGCCCACGCCTGCCTGGGCGGCCACGTCCTTCATGGTCGGCCTGTTGCCGTAACGGGGTACGGCGGGGCGGCGGGTGTGGGGCACGGGACCTCCGGCGAAGCGGTCGGGCGGGACGCGGGCGAAGACACGGGCGGGGCACGGACAAGGACGCGGGACCAGGCTCTGACCTTGAGGATAAGCACTCCGCCCGGGAGCGGGTTTCCGTGGCAGGGTGAGGCGGGCAAGCCACTGGGGGCTTCGAGGCGAGCCATCGGAGAGGGGTAGACGTGATTGTCTGGATCAACGGCGCGTTCGGTGCCGGGAAGACCAGCACGGCCCGTGAACTGACCGCACTCCTGCCGGACAGCACCGTGTTCGACCCGGAGTTCGTCGGTGACGCCCTGCGGGTGCTGCTCCCGCGCAAGCGGCTCGCGGAGGTCGCCGACTACCAGGACCTGCCGAGCTGGCGACGGCTCGTCGTGGAGACGGCGGCGGCGATGCTGGCGGAGCTGGGCGGGGTGCTGGTCGTGCCGATGACGCTGCTGCGCCAGGAGTACCGCGACGAGATCTTCGGCGGGCTCGCGGCGCGGCGGATACCGGTGCGGCATGTGCTGCTGGCCCCCGAGGAAACGATTCTGCGCCAGCGGATCGCCACCCGGGAGGAGCCGGGCGCGCCGCAGGAGGTGAACGTCCGGGTCAGGCAGTGGGCGTACGACCACATCCCCGCGTACCGGCAGGCGCTGGGCTGGCTGACGGCCGACGCGCACGTCATCGACAACGGGCGGCTGACGGTGCGCGAGACGGCGGAGCGGATCGCGGAAGCGGTGCGGACGGGGTCGGCGCCGGTGTGCGAGATCGTGCAGACGCCGGAGCCGACGCGGGAGACGGTGGCCTCGGGGGTCCTGCTCTTCGACGGGCAGGGGCGGGTGCTGCTGGTGGACCCGACGTACAAGCCGGGGTGGGAGTTCCCCGGCGGCGTCGTGGAGCCCGGCGAGGCCCCGGCGTGCGCGGGCGTGCGGGAGGTCGAGGAGGAGCTGGGGCTGGCACTGGAGCGGTTGCCGGAGCTGCTGGTGGTCGACTGGGAGCGGCCGGTGCCCCCCGGGTACGGGGGGCTGCGGCTGCTGTTCGACGGGGGACGGCTGGGGGAGCGGGAGATCGCGGAGCTGCGGCTGCCGGGGCCGGAGCTGCGGGAGTGGCGGTTCGTGACGGAGGCGGAGGCGGCCCGCTTGCTGCCGCCGGTCCGCTTCGAGCGCCTGCGGTGGGCCCTGCGTGCCCGCGAACGCGGCCACCCCCTGTACCTGGAGGCGGGCCGGCCGGTGCCGTAGCCCGTGCGGCGGGCAGCGGGCGGACTACGGGGCGGTGAGCGGGCAGCCCGGCGTCAACGCAACCGGCGGCCCCGTACGGGAGGTGCCGGCCTGAAGGTGCCGGCCGGGGCCGGGCCGGACCACGTCGTCAGGCGGCGCCCGCGGCCTTGCGGAGGGTGTCGGCGGTGGCGGTGGTCAGGGGGTCGCCGTGGCCGAAGCAGGCCACGGACGGGGACAGGGCGGCCAGCCGGCGGAAGGAGGCGAGGGCCTGGGCGCCGTCCACGTTGAACACGCCGAGCATGACCTGCCCAACTCCCGCCACGCAGTCCCCGGTGAACAGCACGCCGTGCTCCGGCAGGTGCACGCCGATGCTGCCCGGCGTGTGCCCCGGGGCGTGCACCACCACCGCGCCGCCCCCGAACGGCAGCTGCTCGCCGTCCTCCACCTCCTGGTCCACCGGGGTCGGCGCCGCCTGCGGGGCGGTCAGACCGTGCGCGTACAAGGGGAGTTCCCAGTCCGAGAGCACCGGCTCGGGCACCGGCTGCTCGCCCCGGATCACGGGGGCGTCCAGCCGGTGCGCCACGATCCGCGCACCCCACCGGGCGCCGAGTTCCCCCGCCGAGCCCACGTGGTCGCGGTGGCAGTGGGTCAGTACGATCCGCTCCAGCCGCTCCGGGAGCAGGCCCAGCGAACGGATCGCCCCTTCGATCGCGTCGGCGGCGCCCGCGTGGCCGGCGTCGACCAGCGTCAGGGCCTGGTCGTCCTGCCACAAGTACGCCTGGCCGATGGGGAAACGCAGCATGTGAAGGCGGTGGGGGACGACCTCCACCAGATCGAGTCCGGTCATGGGTCGAACGTAAGCGCGCACCCTCCGCTCCCGGTGCGCGTTTCACCGGAAGCGGAGTTCACCCGTGGCGTAGGTCAAATACCCTTGGACCGGGCGTAGTTCACGAGGAACAGGGCCTCCGCCACCGCCAGACGCTCCAGTTCCTCCGGGGAGACGCTCTCGTTCACCGCGTGGATCTGCGCCTCGGGCTCGCTCAGACCGATCAGCAGCATCTCCGCCTCCGGGTACAGCGACGTCAGCGTGTTGCACAGCGGGATCGACCCGCCCATCCCGCTGACCTGCATTTCCTGGCCGGGGTACGCGACCTCCATGGCCGCCGCCATGGACGCGTACGCGGGGCTGCTCGTGTCGGCCTGGAACGGCTGCCCCTGACCCACGACCTCCAGCTCCAGCCGGGCCTGCCACGGGGTGTGCGCCACCAGGTGCGCCTCCAGCAGCTTGATGGCCTCCGCCGTGTCCACGCCCGGCGGCACCCGCAGGCTGATCAGCGCGCCCGCGCTCGCGTGGACCGACGGCGTCGCGCCGACCACCGGCGGGCAGTCGATCCCGAGGACGGTGACGGCCGGGCGGGCCCAGAGCCGGTCCGCGATCGTGCCCTCGCCGATCAGGCCCACGCCGTCCAGGACCTTCGCGTCGGCCCGGAACTCCGCCTCCGGGTACTGGAGCCCCTCCCAGACCGCGTCCGAGGCCAGCCCGTCCACCGTCGTCGAGCCGTCCTCGGCCCGCAGCGAGTC
This Streptomyces sp. NBC_00539 DNA region includes the following protein-coding sequences:
- a CDS encoding TlpA family protein disulfide reductase: MAAGERGHGDGARLGAAELGGEPGERATLVQFSSAFCQPCRATRRILADVASMVDGVTHVEVDAERNLELVRSLGIEKTPTVLVLDAAGRIVSRAAGMPRKADVIAALGAAV
- a CDS encoding SDR family oxidoreductase; the protein is MNGSGNDNTVLQGAVVAVAGAGGPAGRAALLRLAEAGATVVASDADPARLAEAVDAARYAHGGATVIGDTVDLLDLAATKAWAERIEKDFGRIDGLVHLVGGWRGSTSFTDTDLADWDFLEKLLIRTVQHTSIAFHDGLLRSDRGRYVLISQSGAHKPVANNAAYNAGKAAAEAWTLAMADSFRKAGGEDGPQAAAAILVIKALVHDAMRAERPNAKFAGFTDVKELAEAIAGVWDEPASDVNGQRLWLTPRP
- a CDS encoding threonine aldolase family protein gives rise to the protein MRTASGTTDARRHHDPTVRGFASDNYAGVHPEILEAVALANGGHQVSYGDDEYTEHLQKIFRSHFGPYAQAFPVFNGTGANVTALQAMTDRWGAVVCAESAHINVDEGGAPERMAGLKLLTVPTPDGKLTPELIDRQAWGWEDEHRAMPQVVSITQNTELGTVYTVEEIRAICDHAHALGMKVHLDGARIANAAASLDVPMRAFTNAVGVDVLSYGGTKNGMMAGEAVVVLNPDAVRQMKHIRKMSMQLASKMRFVSVQLEALLAKDLWLRNARHANEMAQRLAAGVRETDGVRILYPVQANAVFARLPHEVSRRLQERYRFYFWDEIAGDVRWMCSFDTQEEDVDGFLQALKEELAR
- a CDS encoding MFS transporter — protein: MRGFGRYLGAALAARFASEGMGMAVVLLALERTGSAAHGAFVLTAWLAPHVLAAPLAGAAAARARRPRLFHAGALAGFTAAVAALALLLGRAPNVVVLGVALLGGTCGPMVTGGLSSLVAGLVPAGPGRDRAYGWDASTYNAAAVTAPAAVSVVAALGSAGPAMGLLAASGALAAVLAASLRYESRTEDAEGPRAGPNPTAGLAALWRVRQLRAITSATTLAFVGIGSLTTTSVLLASALGSPGAGGVLMTAFAVGALAGSLTLGRVTAVAPGRLACGALAGTAVALGAAACTPSVAWTAAAFAAAGVCDGPLLTATLRIRSEYAPDAVRTQVFTLGAGLKLTAASAGAALVGLAAAAPPRALLLGIAVLQAAAALLQAWVARGGPVAAAGAVTGPSAASATARAGPRTPGAP
- a CDS encoding lysophospholipid acyltransferase family protein translates to MAELVYPPVIGAAHTLFRALDIRIDMKGTENIPRKGGAVLVSNHIGYLDFIFAGLAARPQKRLVRFMAKESVFRHKVSGPLMRAMKHIPVDRAQGESAYQHALDSLRSGEIIGVFPEATISQSFTLKSFKSGAARMAQEAGVPLIPVALWGTQRLWTKGRPKDLKRSHIPVTMRVGEPLEAPTDQYAGAITRRLRERVQELLDAAQRAYPAKPKGPEDSWWLPAHLGGTAPTAAQVKEAG
- a CDS encoding flavin reductase family protein; translated protein: MTAPTAPSPRFTTGTAGSPDLLRSVFRQHAAGVAVITSTTSGGVPVGFTATSLNSVSADPPLLSFTIGTGSSSWPAVRDCDHLGVHILAEHQRELAGLFARSGADRFGPATDWAEGPHGVPVLSGVLAWLVCRVVARVPAGAHRVIIAEVVSGDPEVHAGGEGRPLLYHQGRFNALRD
- a CDS encoding electron transfer flavoprotein subunit beta/FixA family protein, translating into MSLRIVVCVKYVPDATGDRHFADDLTVDRDDVDGLLSELDEYAVEQALQIADEADDAEITVLTVGPEDAKDALRKALSMGADKAIHVEDDDLHGSDVMGTSLVLAKAIEKAGYDLVITGMASTDGTMGVLPAILAERLGVPQVTLLSEVKVEDGTVTGRRDGDTASEQLQASLPALVSVTDQSGEARYPSFKGIMAAKKKPVESWDLEELEIEADEVGLEGSWTKVDSAAQRPARTAGTIVKDEGEGGKQLAEFLAGQKFI
- a CDS encoding transglutaminase-like domain-containing protein, giving the protein MELIQEHADVRAYLGADEAVDHPHPLVRETADALWTATGGDAYAYAEAAYEFVRDTIAHSGDWGDMRVTWRASDVLATRNGICHAKSHALVALLRARGIPAALCYQRLTEDDGTQPLLHGLVALRLPGRDGWSRLDARGNKPGVDARFDLEREQLAFPVRPGLGEVDYPTLYAAPHAGALTALRGSADRPELWRKLPTAL